In the genome of Parus major isolate Abel chromosome 2, Parus_major1.1, whole genome shotgun sequence, one region contains:
- the RNF182 gene encoding E3 ubiquitin-protein ligase RNF182: protein MTTQLPEESVETQSSDELECKICYNRYNLRQRKPKVLECCHRVCAKCLCKIIDFGDSPQGVIVCPFCRFETCLPDDEVNSLPDDNNILLNLACGGKGKKCLPDNPTELLLTPKRLASLVSPSHTSSNCLVITIMEVQRESPQTLNSTPVVEFYRPTSFDSVATVSHNWTVWNCTSLLFQTSIRVLVWLLGLLYFSSLPLGIYLLVSKKVTLGVVFVSLVPSSLVILMIYGFCQCVCHEVLDCMSS, encoded by the coding sequence ATGACCACTCAACTACCAGAGGAGTCTGTGGAGACCCAGAGCTCAGATGAGCTTGAGTGCAAGATCTGCTACAACCGCTATAACCTGCGACAGAGAAAACCAAAAGTGCTGGAGTGTTGTCACAGAGTGTGTGCCAAATGCCTTTGCAAGATCATAGACTTTGGTGATTCCCCACAAGGAGTCATAGTGTGCCCGTTTTGCAGGTTTGAAACGTGCCTGCCCGACGATGAGGTCAATAGTCTTCCTGATGACAACAACATCCTTCTGAATTTAGCTtgtgggggaaagggaaagaagtgCCTACCAGACAACCCAACAGAACTGTTGCTGACTCCCAAAAGGCTGGCGTCTCTGGTTAGCCCTTCTCACACCTCTTCTAATTGCCTGGTTATAACAATCATGGAAGTACAAAGAGAAAGTCCCCAGACTCTGAACTCAACCCCCGTGGTGGAATTTTACAGGCCTACAAGTTTTGACTCTGTTGCAACTGTGTCCCACAACTGGACAGTGTGGAACTGCACATCCTTGCTCTTCCAGACCTCGATTCGGGTGCTAGTGTGGTTGCTAGGGTTGTTGTACTTTAGCTCCTTGCCTTTAGGGATTTATTTACTGGTATCCAAGAAAGTCACCCTTGGGGTTGTCTTTGTAAGCCTTGTTCCTTCGAGCCTTGTTATTCTCATGATTTATGGCTTTTGCCAGTGTGTTTGCCATGAAGTTCTAGACTGCATGTCATCTTGA